The Odocoileus virginianus isolate 20LAN1187 ecotype Illinois chromosome 30, Ovbor_1.2, whole genome shotgun sequence genome window below encodes:
- the ACTL8 gene encoding actin-like protein 8 isoform X1, with the protein MSARSIIIDHGSAFLKAGLSGWNEPQLVLPSVVNYIPCQENPGPSYARRRVSLGIDICRPDTFSYPVQRGRVINWEGVEHIWSFILQRHRLEHEDLPVIITESPLREPADRQKTLEIMFELLGVPSVLLADQREMSLYASGLLTGVVVDSGCGLTRVQPFHLGRPLWPGAKTLEFAGQDLSAYLFKSLFKEAYNRHNLFQLDTVASTQMYKCYVPLNLGEELEFYQSLPHSADRSNSYQLPDGTPVELTAMQRLAPEMFFSPQVFNLQGPSLPQAVVESIEACEPSLRPLLTSHVVPCGGNTLYPGFTTRLYQLVASHFSSTRASVFAGSNRHFSVWLGASVVAHLSTYKSEWLTKEEYSERFRM; encoded by the exons ATGTCTGCGAGAAGCATCATCATCGACCATGGCTCTGCCTTTCTGAAGGCTGGCTTGTCGGGCTGGAATGAGCCCCAGCTGGTCTTGCCCAGTGTCGTGAACTACATCCCCTGCCAGGAGAACCCGGGCCCCAGCTATGCCCGGCGGCGTGTGAGTCTCGGCATCGACATCTGCCGACCCGACACCTTCAGCTATCCCGTGCAGCGGGGCCGCGTCATCAACTGGGAGGGTGTGGAGCACATCTGGTCATTTATCCTGCAGAGGCACCGGCTGGAGCATGAGGACTTGCCTGTGATCATCACAGAGAGCCCCCTGAGGGAGCCTGCGGACCGCCAGAAGACCCTGGAG ATCATGTTCGAGTTGCTGGGTGTGCCGTCCGTCCTCCTGGCCGACCAGCGGGAGATGTCGCTGTACGCGTCTGGCCTGCTGACGGGCGTGGTGGTGGACTCGGGCTGTGGCCTGACCCGCGTGCAGCCCTTCCACCTGGGCCGCCCGCTGTGGCCCGGGGCGAAGACGCTGGAGTTCGCGGGCCAGGACCTCTCGGCCTATCTCTTCAAGAGCCTCTTCAAGGAAGCTTACAATCGCCACAACCTGTTCCAGCTGGACACCGTGGCCAGCACCCAGATGTATAAGTGCTACGTGCCACTGAATCTGGGGGAGGAGCTGGAGTTCTATCAGAGCCTGCCGCACAGCGCCGACAGGAGCAACAGCTACCAGCTCCCAGACGGCACCCCCGTGGAGCTGACCGCCATGCAGCGGCTGGCCCCCGAGATGTTCTTCAGCCCCCAGGTGTTCAACCTGCAGGGGCCCAGCCTCCCCCAGGCCGTCGTGGAGTCCATCGAGGCCTGTGAGCCCAGCCTGCGCCCGCTGCTCACCTCCCACGTGGTGCCCTGCGGGGGAAACACCCTCTACCCGGGCTTCACCACGCGTCTCTACCAGCTGGTGGCCAGCCATTTCTCCTCCACCAGGGCCTCCGTGTTTGCGGGTTCCAACAGGCACTTCAGCGTCTGGCTGGGAGCGTCCGTCGTGGCTCACCTGTCGACTTACAAGTCCGAGTGGTTGACCAAGGAGGAGTACAGTGAGCGCTTCAGGATGTGA
- the ACTL8 gene encoding actin-like protein 8 isoform X2 produces MSARSIIIDHGSAFLKAGLSGWNEPQLVLPSVVNYIPCQENPGPSYARRRRHRLEHEDLPVIITESPLREPADRQKTLEIMFELLGVPSVLLADQREMSLYASGLLTGVVVDSGCGLTRVQPFHLGRPLWPGAKTLEFAGQDLSAYLFKSLFKEAYNRHNLFQLDTVASTQMYKCYVPLNLGEELEFYQSLPHSADRSNSYQLPDGTPVELTAMQRLAPEMFFSPQVFNLQGPSLPQAVVESIEACEPSLRPLLTSHVVPCGGNTLYPGFTTRLYQLVASHFSSTRASVFAGSNRHFSVWLGASVVAHLSTYKSEWLTKEEYSERFRM; encoded by the exons ATGTCTGCGAGAAGCATCATCATCGACCATGGCTCTGCCTTTCTGAAGGCTGGCTTGTCGGGCTGGAATGAGCCCCAGCTGGTCTTGCCCAGTGTCGTGAACTACATCCCCTGCCAGGAGAACCCGGGCCCCAGCTATGCCCGGCGGCGT AGGCACCGGCTGGAGCATGAGGACTTGCCTGTGATCATCACAGAGAGCCCCCTGAGGGAGCCTGCGGACCGCCAGAAGACCCTGGAG ATCATGTTCGAGTTGCTGGGTGTGCCGTCCGTCCTCCTGGCCGACCAGCGGGAGATGTCGCTGTACGCGTCTGGCCTGCTGACGGGCGTGGTGGTGGACTCGGGCTGTGGCCTGACCCGCGTGCAGCCCTTCCACCTGGGCCGCCCGCTGTGGCCCGGGGCGAAGACGCTGGAGTTCGCGGGCCAGGACCTCTCGGCCTATCTCTTCAAGAGCCTCTTCAAGGAAGCTTACAATCGCCACAACCTGTTCCAGCTGGACACCGTGGCCAGCACCCAGATGTATAAGTGCTACGTGCCACTGAATCTGGGGGAGGAGCTGGAGTTCTATCAGAGCCTGCCGCACAGCGCCGACAGGAGCAACAGCTACCAGCTCCCAGACGGCACCCCCGTGGAGCTGACCGCCATGCAGCGGCTGGCCCCCGAGATGTTCTTCAGCCCCCAGGTGTTCAACCTGCAGGGGCCCAGCCTCCCCCAGGCCGTCGTGGAGTCCATCGAGGCCTGTGAGCCCAGCCTGCGCCCGCTGCTCACCTCCCACGTGGTGCCCTGCGGGGGAAACACCCTCTACCCGGGCTTCACCACGCGTCTCTACCAGCTGGTGGCCAGCCATTTCTCCTCCACCAGGGCCTCCGTGTTTGCGGGTTCCAACAGGCACTTCAGCGTCTGGCTGGGAGCGTCCGTCGTGGCTCACCTGTCGACTTACAAGTCCGAGTGGTTGACCAAGGAGGAGTACAGTGAGCGCTTCAGGATGTGA